ATCCATATCCATTGGGAAAGAATATATTCCATTTCCAAATGGAAGGGAATATATCTCAATGAATATCACCTGTCCTTCATTCGTTTTCCATAACTCTTGTAAATTCATTTGGCTCTTCGAAAAAAGGCAAATGGCCGGAATGGTCAAGGACCACCCGTTTTACTTGAGGAAACTTTTCTAAAATGGAATCCCAAGTATAGTAGGGCGCTACTTGGAAGTCATATTTTCCCAAAATGAGTTTGATGGGAATACGAATGGAATCGAAGAAATTTTCCACTTGGATTTCAGCAAATACCTTACCAAACAAATAATCAAACGCTAGTTTGTTAGTTTTCACTCCTTCCCAAAAGGAACTTGAGTTTACTTTTAAATCATAAAACCCTAAGGCATCTTGGCTCACACAAAACAAATTGAAAAAATTCGGAAGGCCGTCTGGGTGTGATGCAATTTGATTTTGGAAATTGGTTTGGAGTCGATTGTGTTTTTCCTTTCTTTCTTCTGAAGCAAAGGTTTGAAAGTATGTTTCTCGTTCCAAAAGTGGAGCTCCATGGTTTGGACCGGTTGCCACCATCACTAGTTTCGTGACACTATTTTGATATTTTTTCGTATAAGCAAGTGCCATATAACCATGGCCGGAGTGGCCAATGACCAGGCAGGGTGGAATCTGAAAATGGTTTTGAAAAAAATTAAAATCGTCGATTACCGTTTCCAAATCATAATTGGATTCAGTTTCTCTAGTTGGATCGATTCTTTTTGCAAACCCTCTATGGTCCACAATCGTAATTTTATACAACGAAACTAATTCGTCTGGGATCACCCTTGGGTAATACAATGCACTGCCGAGCCAATAGAGATTTGGTCCTCTTGTGTCGTTTTGTGCGATTAAAAATTCAAATCCATCACGTTCGATGGTTTGGTATTTCCATTCCATAACATTCCCTTCCATTTATTGGAGTATTTTTTTAAGATTTTTATATAGGTGTAGTTTACAACTATATGGTTGTAATGTGCAACTAAAAAACTTGCCAAAACTAAGAATTGTTTTTGTATTGGGTAATGAATGAAATTTATTCCTATTTAGGAATCCATTTAAGTGAAACTTTACTTCTGATGCGGAAGTTTCTTTCGAATGAGTTTGAATCTAAAAAAGTGGGGATGCGTTTTGAAGAATGGATTCAACTTTTACCACTTATGGAAAAAGAAAGTACAAACCAAAAGGGCTTAAGTGAAAGGTTGGCCAAGGACAAAACCACTATCTCTAGGTTAGTAGATGGTTGGGTCCGAAAAGGTTGGGTCAAACGAATCCAATCTACAGAAGACAAACGAATTTATGAATTAAAAATCACACCTAAAGGAAAAACCACTTGGGAAAAGGGAATCCCTGTTGTTAGAGGAGCTGATGAAGTTTTTAAACGGAACTTAAATGAGGAAAATGAAAAAGAATTATTTTTACTACTGTTTAAGATCCAATCTGGCGTTCAGTTTTCAGAAACAAAAAACGTTCCTTATTAGAACTATCCAAAATCCGTTTTGGTGTGACAAAACCCAGAGATAATGCCAACGATTCCAATTCTTCAATGTAATTTGGATGGGTTTCCAATAGGAACCAACCTCCAGGTTTTAGTCTTTGTTTGGCGGAGCTAAAAAGGTTACGATGGAAGGATAATATATCCGAAACAAATAAAGCCAAATGTGGTTCATAATCTAAAACATCGGGCATAATTTCTTGTTTTTCTGATTCTGGGATGTAGGGAGGATTTGAGACTATGACTTCAAATTGTAAATCATTGGGAAGTGTTGCATCTAAATTGCTAACATAAAACTGAATGTCTGTTAGGTTGTATTTCTCAGCATTTTGTTTACTAGTGAGAATTGCTTTTTCTGAAATATCAGATAATACGACAGATTTTGGTTTTAAAAGTTGAGATAAACTAAGACCAATACAACCACTTCCCGAACACAGATCCCAAATTTGAATTCCCTCTGGAAATTCTTCGTTTAGAGTTTCTTTTCGTTTAAAAATGTAATCTACAAGTTCTTCTGTCTCTGGCCTTGGGATGAGGACATCTTCTGTAACAATATAATCAAATTGATGGAAACCTTTTTTACCAGTGATGTAAGCGACGGGTTTTCGTTTGCTTCGTTCCACAATTCGTTCCCGATACAAATCGATTTCTTTTTGCGAGAGTGGCATCTCAAATTGAGAATACAGTTTGATACGAGGAAGTCCAAGTAGGTCAGAGAGTAACCACTCTGCATCCACACGAGGATTTGGAATTTCTTTTTTCTCTAGAAATTCGGTAGATCGTTTGAGATAATAAAGTAAGGTTCCCGGTTGTTCCGCCATAATCTTTGCCCCCAACAGGATTCGAACCTGTGTACCCAGTTTAGGAAACTAGTGCTCTATCCACCTGAGCTATGGGAGCTTTTACGTAGGTTTACGTTTCTGATTCACTATCCTTTGAAAATCAGAGATATTGTGAATAACAATTTTGTCCGGGTAGAGGTCAAGTTTCCCAGTTTTTACATATTGCATGAGGACTTTTTGGACTTCACCCACAGGTTGGGCACACCAGTTTGCGATGTCATCTACGGTTGCCGAAAGGATGATTTCATTATAGACATCATTATTGTATTGCTTTTCGTATAACATCACAAAGACGTCACATACCTTTCCGATTATGTCATCCATGAGAAGGATCATAAGTCGTCTTTTTTGGTCATAAATCCGAAAGGAAAATATATGCAATAATTTCATCGCAAGGGCAGGGTTTTTCGTCATGAGCATCTCAAAGTTTGCACGATTGAAATTGAGAGCCTTCACTTCTGTGACGGCAATGGCTGTGGCAGACCTGGGTTGTTCTTCGAGAATTGCCATCTCCCCCAAAATATCGCCTGCTTCTAAAACATCCAAGGTTTTGATGCTAGTACCAATGGTTTTTGTGATTTTGACTTTTCCTTCTTTGATGAGGTAAAAATCGTTTCCAGGTTCATATTCACAGAATAAAACTTCGTTTGGTTGGAAGACCTTTCCAAATTTTCCAAACATCGCTTCTAACATTTGGTCGTTCACTATCTACCTCCTTTAAGTTTGGATTTGGCATCTTCTGAGATACTGTCATCCATCGGAGGCATTTGTGTTACTTTTTGGAAGAGTTGTTTTGCTTTTTCTTTATCACCAGATGCTTCAGTGGAAAGTGCTAAGTGGTAAAGATTTTCTTTGAGCAGTAGTCCTTTGGGGTAACGTTTGATAAAATTAGAAAAATGAGAAATGGCACTTGGGTAATCTTTTGCTTTGAAACTAGATTTTCCCATGTAAAAAAGTGAGTTCTCTACAAATTGTTCTTCTTCTTGGGTGACAGAGTCAGTTCTATCTGACACTGTTTTAAACATATCTATGGCTTCCGCATACTTTCCTGCGTTCATCAGTGTTGATGCTTTGTCATACTGGGAAAGGATAGAATTTGGATCTACGTTTGATGTTGTGTTTGAGGCAGGAACTGCCATCGTTTTTAACATCTCTTGTAGTTTTCCTGACTGTGCTCCAGGTTCAGGTTTGTAAACTAACTCTTGTATGGTGAGCGGGAATGGTGTTTTTTTACGAGCTAAATCTAAAAGTTGTTTGGCTCGGTCTAAGTACATTCCGTCCGGATAATGTTGTAAGTATTTTTCAAATGCATAAGCCGCATGTTCGAAGTTTCCGTTTTTATAAAATACTTCTGCGACATTCATGAGTTCGAATGCAGGGTTCTTTGCTTCGCCTTGGCCGAGGATTTCCCTAACTTGTCTGTGGACCTGCCGGAGTTGGCTTGAGAACACTTTGAGCATTTTGATGATGAGATGGGTTTTGTCAGAGACAAACTTTTCAAATTCAGGCACCTTAAAGACAAGAACCGTAGCGGCTCCAATTACTTGTGCTGTTTCTTCACGAGGATAACGACCAATGGCACTCTTTACACCGAAAAACTCACCGAGTTTGACATCCTCTTTGAGTTCTACACCATTGATATTCGTGTAAGTTAGTACAACTCTACCTTTTTGTAGTACAAAGATATCCTCTGCCTTATCTTTCTCAAAGTAGACAATGGAACCACCTTTATAATTTCGTACTATAGGACCTGACAACTCATCCCTCGCTTGGGCTTCATTTTCAAAAATTAGGTAAAAAAGCCAAACTCTTTTTGTAACCGACACTGTCGGAAACTTGTTTCATGAGTTTTTTTGGTGAACCCGCAACCAACTTGTTTTTTCCATCAATCGAAAATTCTTCTGTACCCAATCCAAACTCTTGGAAGAGTGACAAAAATTCGAGTGATCCATAGATGGGATACCCATCTACCACTACTAAATCAATGTGTTTCCAATGTAAATCGGATACATTCAGTTCGTTTGATTTTTTCTCATCATTGACTACAACAAAATCACAAGTTAAACCAGGCATAAGCGCATTTGGATTTCCCATACGAAAGGCTTTTCTTGGGTTTTCAGTGATCATTTGGAATAACGTTTCTTCAGGGAGTTCTTCCCCGTATAATCCAAAATAAATGGATTTAGCTGTTTTTAATTCCTCTAATAAATGATTGGAACCACTTGGTGAGGAATCTGTCCCCAAACAAACGTTAACTCCTCTTTCTAAAAAAAGTTTAATATTGGTTGTTTTTCCAAATATATGAAGGTTCGAAGTAGGGCACCAAACTATGGATGAGCCTTTTTCTGCGATTTTATCTGCTTCTTTTGGACCAAATGGTAAACAATGAACGAGTACAGAATGTGCGCCAAGAGCATCCATTTTTTCTAATGTGCGAAGTGATTGTTTGGAATCGTCATCAATCCCTTCTGCT
The sequence above is a segment of the Leptospira sp. WS39.C2 genome. Coding sequences within it:
- a CDS encoding alpha/beta hydrolase; translation: MEWKYQTIERDGFEFLIAQNDTRGPNLYWLGSALYYPRVIPDELVSLYKITIVDHRGFAKRIDPTRETESNYDLETVIDDFNFFQNHFQIPPCLVIGHSGHGYMALAYTKKYQNSVTKLVMVATGPNHGAPLLERETYFQTFASEERKEKHNRLQTNFQNQIASHPDGLPNFFNLFCVSQDALGFYDLKVNSSSFWEGVKTNKLAFDYLFGKVFAEIQVENFFDSIRIPIKLILGKYDFQVAPYYTWDSILEKFPQVKRVVLDHSGHLPFFEEPNEFTRVMENE
- a CDS encoding MarR family winged helix-turn-helix transcriptional regulator, with translation MNEIYSYLGIHLSETLLLMRKFLSNEFESKKVGMRFEEWIQLLPLMEKESTNQKGLSERLAKDKTTISRLVDGWVRKGWVKRIQSTEDKRIYELKITPKGKTTWEKGIPVVRGADEVFKRNLNEENEKELFLLLFKIQSGVQFSETKNVPY
- a CDS encoding amidohydrolase family protein produces the protein MTRPILLQSATMFQNGKMETKDLLFTGEKITSIEDTISPNKDMFTISLKGKKLYPGFINSHDHLLASYQPKVGGSEKHLSWLSYDNLYKSSGVFAERQQIDPEILYYLGAYKNLFAGVTSVFDHIPHFVQNPYRGILPVKLISDYTLAHSVGNYSLDWGEGPALEYRMAEHANLPFVTHLAEGIDDDSKQSLRTLEKMDALGAHSVLVHCLPFGPKEADKIAEKGSSIVWCPTSNLHIFGKTTNIKLFLERGVNVCLGTDSSPSGSNHLLEELKTAKSIYFGLYGEELPEETLFQMITENPRKAFRMGNPNALMPGLTCDFVVVNDEKKSNELNVSDLHWKHIDLVVVDGYPIYGSLEFLSLFQEFGLGTEEFSIDGKNKLVAGSPKKLMKQVSDSVGYKKSLAFLPNF
- the prmC gene encoding peptide chain release factor N(5)-glutamine methyltransferase, with translation MAEQPGTLLYYLKRSTEFLEKKEIPNPRVDAEWLLSDLLGLPRIKLYSQFEMPLSQKEIDLYRERIVERSKRKPVAYITGKKGFHQFDYIVTEDVLIPRPETEELVDYIFKRKETLNEEFPEGIQIWDLCSGSGCIGLSLSQLLKPKSVVLSDISEKAILTSKQNAEKYNLTDIQFYVSNLDATLPNDLQFEVIVSNPPYIPESEKQEIMPDVLDYEPHLALFVSDILSFHRNLFSSAKQRLKPGGWFLLETHPNYIEELESLALSLGFVTPKRILDSSNKERFLFLKTERQIGS
- a CDS encoding tetratricopeptide repeat protein, with protein sequence MSGPIVRNYKGGSIVYFEKDKAEDIFVLQKGRVVLTYTNINGVELKEDVKLGEFFGVKSAIGRYPREETAQVIGAATVLVFKVPEFEKFVSDKTHLIIKMLKVFSSQLRQVHRQVREILGQGEAKNPAFELMNVAEVFYKNGNFEHAAYAFEKYLQHYPDGMYLDRAKQLLDLARKKTPFPLTIQELVYKPEPGAQSGKLQEMLKTMAVPASNTTSNVDPNSILSQYDKASTLMNAGKYAEAIDMFKTVSDRTDSVTQEEEQFVENSLFYMGKSSFKAKDYPSAISHFSNFIKRYPKGLLLKENLYHLALSTEASGDKEKAKQLFQKVTQMPPMDDSISEDAKSKLKGGR
- a CDS encoding Crp/Fnr family transcriptional regulator, which codes for MLEAMFGKFGKVFQPNEVLFCEYEPGNDFYLIKEGKVKITKTIGTSIKTLDVLEAGDILGEMAILEEQPRSATAIAVTEVKALNFNRANFEMLMTKNPALAMKLLHIFSFRIYDQKRRLMILLMDDIIGKVCDVFVMLYEKQYNNDVYNEIILSATVDDIANWCAQPVGEVQKVLMQYVKTGKLDLYPDKIVIHNISDFQRIVNQKRKPT